From Pseudoleptotrichia goodfellowii, a single genomic window includes:
- the rpsL gene encoding 30S ribosomal protein S12, which yields MPTINQLVRFGRSTSEKKKKSPALKGNPQKRGVCVRVYTTTPKKPNSALRKVARVKLVNGIEVTAYIPGIGHNLQEHSIVLLRGGRTKDLPGVRYKIIRGALDTAGVVNRKQGRSRYGAKKPAAASSN from the coding sequence ATGCCTACTATTAATCAATTAGTAAGATTTGGTAGAAGTACATCCGAGAAAAAGAAAAAATCACCTGCATTAAAAGGTAACCCGCAAAAAAGAGGTGTGTGTGTCAGAGTATATACAACAACACCTAAAAAGCCTAACTCGGCGTTAAGAAAAGTAGCAAGGGTTAAATTGGTAAACGGAATAGAAGTTACAGCTTATATTCCGGGAATCGGACATAATCTTCAGGAACACAGTATTGTTCTTTTAAGAGGAGGAAGAACGAAAGATTTGCCGGGGGTAAGATATAAAATAATCAGAGGAGCTTTGGATACAGCCGGAGTTGTAAACAGAAAACAGGGTAGATCAAGATACGGTGCTAAAAAACCTGCAGCAGCAAGTTCAAACTAA
- the rplE gene encoding 50S ribosomal protein L5, whose product MAEKYIPRLQKEYKEEIIPALMKDLDIKNIMQVPKIEKIIVNMGIGEATSNPKLIETAMKELAQITGQQPVPRAARKSEAGFKLREGQKIGAKVTLRKEKMYEFLDRLISITLPRVRDFEGVSPKAFDGRGNYTLGIKEQIVFPEIEIDKVDKIFGMGITIVTTAKNDEEGRALLKAFGMPFAK is encoded by the coding sequence TTGGCTGAAAAATATATTCCAAGATTACAGAAAGAATATAAGGAAGAAATTATACCTGCTTTAATGAAAGATTTGGATATAAAAAATATAATGCAGGTACCTAAAATTGAAAAAATAATAGTAAATATGGGGATTGGAGAAGCTACAAGCAATCCTAAATTAATAGAAACTGCAATGAAAGAATTGGCACAAATAACAGGACAACAGCCTGTACCGAGAGCTGCCAGAAAATCCGAAGCAGGATTCAAATTAAGAGAAGGTCAGAAAATCGGAGCAAAAGTTACTTTGAGAAAAGAAAAAATGTACGAATTTCTTGACAGATTAATAAGCATCACATTACCGAGAGTAAGAGACTTTGAAGGAGTATCTCCTAAAGCATTTGACGGTAGAGGTAACTATACATTGGGAATCAAAGAACAAATAGTTTTCCCTGAAATCGAAATCGATAAAGTGGATAAAATATTCGGAATGGGAATTACAATAGTAACAACTGCAAAAAATGACGAAGAAGGAAGAGCATTATTAAAAGCATTCGGAATGCCGTTTGCAAAATAG
- the rpsS gene encoding 30S ribosomal protein S19, which yields MARSLKKGPFVDAHLLKKVESMGEKKQVIKTWSRRSTIFPQFIGHTFAVYNGKKHIPVYVTEEMVGHKLGEFAPTRTFYGHGKDAKKDAKRK from the coding sequence ATGGCTCGTTCATTAAAAAAAGGACCTTTTGTTGATGCACACTTATTGAAAAAAGTAGAATCAATGGGAGAAAAAAAGCAGGTTATCAAAACATGGTCCAGAAGATCTACTATATTCCCTCAATTTATCGGACACACTTTCGCAGTATATAACGGGAAAAAACATATCCCTGTGTATGTAACTGAAGAAATGGTAGGACATAAATTAGGAGAATTTGCACCTACAAGAACTTTCTACGGACACGGAAAAGATGCTAAAAAAGATGCAAAAAGAAAATAA
- the rplW gene encoding 50S ribosomal protein L23 — MHITDIIKKPVVNTEKARILMESNEYVFIVDRRANKLQIREAVEKLFNVKVASVNTLNVKPKMERFRMSMYKTPAIKKAIVKLQDGEKIASYEQNL; from the coding sequence ATGCATATTACGGATATAATTAAAAAACCTGTGGTAAACACTGAAAAAGCAAGAATCTTAATGGAAAGCAACGAATACGTTTTCATAGTAGACAGAAGAGCTAACAAATTACAAATAAGAGAAGCTGTGGAAAAATTATTCAATGTAAAAGTTGCGAGTGTAAATACATTGAATGTAAAACCTAAAATGGAAAGATTCAGAATGTCCATGTATAAAACTCCGGCTATAAAAAAAGCAATCGTTAAATTACAGGACGGAGAAAAAATAGCATCTTATGAACAAAATCTATAA
- the rpsG gene encoding 30S ribosomal protein S7, with product MSRRRRAEKRDVLPDSQFNDKVVTKFINGLMKDGKKSLAEKIFYTALKEIAEETQEEGIEVFRRAMENVRPQLEVRSRRIGGATYQVPVEVRKERQQALAIRWIVKYTRERKEYGMVNKLKKELIAAANNEGGSVKKKDDTYKMAEANRAFAHYKW from the coding sequence GTGTCAAGAAGAAGAAGAGCGGAAAAAAGAGACGTTTTACCTGATTCTCAATTTAATGATAAAGTAGTTACGAAGTTTATAAACGGATTAATGAAAGACGGAAAAAAATCATTAGCTGAAAAAATATTTTATACAGCATTAAAAGAAATAGCTGAAGAAACACAGGAAGAAGGAATAGAAGTATTCAGAAGAGCAATGGAAAATGTAAGGCCTCAGTTGGAAGTAAGATCAAGAAGAATCGGAGGGGCGACTTATCAAGTGCCGGTTGAAGTGAGAAAAGAAAGACAACAGGCTTTAGCTATAAGATGGATAGTTAAGTATACAAGAGAAAGAAAAGAATACGGAATGGTAAACAAATTGAAAAAAGAATTGATTGCAGCTGCAAATAATGAAGGCGGATCAGTTAAGAAAAAAGACGATACATATAAAATGGCAGAAGCTAACAGAGCGTTTGCACATTATAAATGGTAG
- the rplC gene encoding 50S ribosomal protein L3 — MKMILGKKIGMTQIFENEKLIPVTVIEAGPNFVVQKKSEEKDGYNAVTLAYDDKKEKNTIKPEMGIFKKAGISPKKFLKEFKVAELESFELGQEFKVDVLEGIEFVDIVGTSKGKGTAGVMKRHNFGGNRATHGVSRNHRLGGSNAGGAASNSNVPKGKKMAGRLGNEQVTVQNLKVVKFDAENNLLLVKGAVPGPKNGYLVIKKSVKKY; from the coding sequence ATAAAAATGATATTAGGTAAAAAAATCGGAATGACACAAATTTTCGAAAATGAAAAATTAATACCGGTTACAGTAATCGAAGCCGGACCGAACTTCGTAGTTCAAAAAAAATCCGAAGAAAAAGACGGGTATAACGCTGTAACATTGGCATATGATGATAAAAAAGAAAAAAATACAATAAAACCTGAAATGGGAATATTCAAAAAAGCAGGAATTTCTCCTAAAAAATTCTTGAAAGAATTTAAAGTTGCAGAATTGGAATCATTTGAATTAGGTCAGGAATTTAAAGTAGACGTATTGGAAGGAATCGAGTTTGTTGATATAGTAGGAACTTCAAAAGGTAAAGGAACTGCCGGAGTTATGAAAAGACATAATTTCGGAGGAAACAGAGCAACTCACGGGGTTTCAAGAAACCATAGATTGGGAGGATCAAACGCCGGAGGAGCTGCATCAAACAGTAATGTACCTAAAGGTAAAAAAATGGCAGGAAGATTGGGAAATGAGCAAGTGACTGTTCAAAACCTTAAAGTAGTTAAATTTGATGCTGAAAACAATCTGTTGTTAGTAAAAGGTGCTGTTCCGGGACCTAAAAACGGATATCTTGTTATCAAAAAATCGGTTAAGAAATACTAA
- the rpmC gene encoding 50S ribosomal protein L29: protein MTANEIRELSLDELDTQVKELKQELFNLKFQKTLGQLHNTTKIKQVKRDIARMKTIITEKKTVK, encoded by the coding sequence ATGACAGCAAACGAAATAAGAGAATTATCATTGGATGAATTAGATACACAAGTAAAAGAACTGAAACAGGAATTATTTAATTTAAAATTTCAAAAAACTCTTGGACAATTACATAACACTACTAAAATAAAACAGGTTAAAAGAGATATTGCGAGAATGAAAACAATAATAACTGAGAAAAAAACTGTGAAATAG
- the rplP gene encoding 50S ribosomal protein L16 has protein sequence MLIPKRTKYRKQFRGKIGGIATKGNKVDFGEFGLAAKEFGWITSRQIEACRVTINRTFKREGKIWIRIFPDKPYTKRPEGTRMGKGKGNAEGWVAVVKKGKIMFEVGGVSEEKAKEALRKAGHKLPIKVRFVRREEVGGDK, from the coding sequence ATGTTAATACCTAAAAGAACAAAATACAGAAAACAGTTCAGAGGAAAAATCGGCGGAATAGCTACTAAAGGAAACAAAGTAGATTTCGGAGAATTCGGACTGGCAGCTAAAGAATTCGGATGGATAACATCAAGACAAATAGAAGCGTGCAGGGTAACAATAAACAGAACGTTTAAAAGAGAAGGTAAAATCTGGATCAGAATATTCCCTGACAAACCTTATACAAAAAGACCTGAAGGAACAAGAATGGGTAAAGGTAAAGGTAATGCAGAAGGTTGGGTAGCAGTAGTGAAAAAAGGAAAAATAATGTTTGAAGTTGGCGGAGTATCTGAAGAAAAAGCTAAAGAAGCATTAAGAAAAGCCGGACACAAACTGCCTATAAAAGTTAGATTTGTAAGAAGAGAAGAAGTGGGTGGTGATAAGTAA
- the rpsH gene encoding 30S ribosomal protein S8: protein MHLTDPIADMLTRIRNGNIAKHSEVKIPFSKIKESMANILKNEGYIAGYEIKEEGTKKDIAVTLKYMDGDAVIKGLKRISKPGRRVYTSVENMPKVLGGLGIAIVSTPKGVITDKECRKHNVGGEILCYVW from the coding sequence ATGCATTTAACAGATCCTATTGCTGATATGCTTACTAGAATCAGAAACGGTAATATTGCTAAACATTCGGAAGTTAAAATACCGTTTTCAAAAATAAAAGAAAGCATGGCAAATATACTAAAAAATGAAGGATATATAGCCGGTTACGAAATAAAAGAAGAAGGAACTAAAAAAGATATAGCAGTAACTTTAAAATATATGGACGGAGATGCTGTAATCAAAGGTTTGAAAAGAATTTCAAAACCCGGAAGAAGAGTTTACACATCAGTTGAAAATATGCCTAAAGTATTGGGCGGATTGGGAATTGCCATTGTCTCAACACCAAAAGGTGTTATTACGGACAAGGAATGCAGAAAGCATAATGTAGGCGGAGAAATTCTCTGCTACGTGTGGTAA
- the rpsN gene encoding 30S ribosomal protein S14: MAKRAMVERNLKREKTVDKYAAKRAELKERAKKGDREAIAELSALPRNASPTRVRNRCQINGRPRGFMREFGISRVMFRQLAGEGAIPGVKKSSW; the protein is encoded by the coding sequence ATGGCTAAGAGAGCAATGGTTGAAAGAAACTTAAAAAGAGAAAAAACAGTTGATAAATATGCGGCAAAAAGAGCCGAATTAAAAGAAAGAGCAAAAAAAGGTGATAGAGAAGCTATAGCTGAATTATCTGCATTACCGAGAAATGCATCGCCTACTAGAGTAAGAAACAGATGTCAAATAAACGGAAGACCTAGAGGATTTATGAGAGAATTCGGTATTTCGAGAGTAATGTTCAGACAGTTAGCGGGAGAAGGAGCTATCCCGGGAGTAAAAAAATCAAGCTGGTAA
- the rpsC gene encoding 30S ribosomal protein S3: protein MGQKVDPRGMRIGIVKTWDSRWFAEGKDYLNNFHEDLKIKKYIKKNYYHAGISTIQIERTSPTDITIIIETGKAGILIGRKGQEIEALKVNLEKLTGKKVQVKVQEIKNPNKDAQLIAESIATAIEKRVAYKRAVQQAIQRAEKSGVKGIKIMVSGRLNGAEIARSEWTLSGRVPLHTLRADVDYATATAHTTYGALGLKVWVFNGEVLPTKKEGGNE, encoded by the coding sequence GTGGGACAAAAGGTAGATCCTAGAGGTATGAGAATCGGAATCGTTAAAACATGGGATTCAAGATGGTTTGCCGAAGGGAAAGATTACTTAAATAATTTTCATGAAGATCTTAAAATAAAAAAATATATTAAGAAAAATTACTATCATGCTGGAATTTCAACTATTCAAATAGAAAGAACATCACCGACTGATATAACAATTATAATAGAAACAGGTAAAGCCGGAATATTAATAGGAAGAAAAGGGCAGGAAATAGAAGCTTTAAAAGTAAATTTGGAAAAATTGACAGGTAAAAAAGTACAAGTTAAAGTACAGGAAATCAAAAATCCTAACAAAGATGCTCAGTTAATTGCTGAAAGTATCGCAACAGCTATTGAAAAAAGGGTTGCTTATAAAAGAGCGGTTCAACAGGCTATTCAAAGAGCTGAAAAATCCGGAGTAAAAGGAATTAAAATAATGGTATCCGGAAGATTGAACGGTGCCGAAATAGCGAGAAGTGAATGGACACTTTCGGGAAGAGTACCATTACATACTTTAAGAGCGGATGTTGATTACGCAACTGCCACTGCACATACTACATACGGTGCATTAGGATTAAAAGTATGGGTATTTAACGGTGAGGTGCTTCCAACTAAAAAGGAAGGAGGAAATGAGTAA
- the rplV gene encoding 50S ribosomal protein L22, with the protein MAVVAKLRYQRLSPQKARLVADIVRGKNALQALNVLRFTNKKAAKYIEKTLKSAIANAEHNFQMDPDKLFVSRILIDKGPVLKRVNPRAMGRADVIRKPTAHITVEVDERN; encoded by the coding sequence ATGGCAGTAGTAGCTAAATTACGTTATCAAAGATTAAGTCCTCAAAAAGCAAGACTTGTGGCGGATATCGTCAGAGGAAAAAATGCTTTACAGGCGTTAAACGTATTGAGATTTACAAATAAAAAGGCGGCAAAATACATAGAAAAAACATTAAAATCGGCAATCGCAAATGCTGAACATAATTTCCAAATGGATCCTGATAAACTATTTGTTTCAAGAATACTTATAGATAAAGGACCTGTATTAAAAAGAGTTAATCCCAGAGCGATGGGAAGAGCGGATGTTATAAGAAAGCCGACTGCACACATTACTGTGGAAGTTGACGAAAGAAACTAA
- the rpsQ gene encoding 30S ribosomal protein S17, which translates to MENKRNERKVREGIVVSDKMDKTVVVLEETMKLHKLYKKRVKTSKKYKAHDENNECGIGDKVQIMETRPLSKDKRWRVVTILEKAK; encoded by the coding sequence GTGGAAAATAAAAGAAACGAAAGAAAAGTGAGAGAAGGAATCGTTGTTTCCGACAAAATGGATAAAACTGTAGTTGTTCTTGAAGAAACAATGAAACTGCACAAACTTTATAAAAAAAGAGTAAAAACTTCTAAAAAATATAAAGCACACGATGAAAACAACGAATGCGGTATCGGCGACAAAGTGCAAATCATGGAAACAAGACCGCTAAGTAAAGATAAAAGATGGAGAGTCGTGACTATTTTAGAAAAAGCTAAATAG
- the rplD gene encoding 50S ribosomal protein L4, with protein MPVLNTYKLDGSKAGTVEVKEEIFGIEPNKTVMHEVLVAELAGAREGNASTKTRAEVRGGGRKPFRQKGTGRARQGSTRAPHMVGGGVVHGPKPRDYTKKVNKKVRRLALRSALATKINNGDLIVLDDFTLDVPKTKTFVQFAKALNFAGEKQLFIADYNGETFNRDINLEYSVRNLEKVMTLDSRSLSIFWLIKQDKIVVTKEALATIEEVLA; from the coding sequence ATGCCAGTTTTAAATACATATAAATTAGACGGTTCAAAAGCGGGAACTGTTGAAGTAAAAGAAGAAATATTCGGAATTGAGCCGAATAAAACAGTTATGCACGAAGTTCTGGTTGCAGAGTTGGCAGGAGCAAGAGAAGGAAATGCTTCTACAAAAACAAGAGCTGAAGTGAGAGGTGGAGGAAGAAAACCTTTCAGACAAAAAGGAACAGGTAGAGCAAGACAAGGTTCTACAAGAGCTCCTCATATGGTAGGCGGTGGAGTTGTTCACGGTCCTAAACCGAGAGATTATACTAAAAAAGTAAATAAAAAAGTAAGAAGATTAGCTTTAAGATCGGCATTGGCCACAAAAATAAATAACGGAGATTTAATAGTGTTGGATGACTTCACATTGGATGTACCGAAAACTAAGACTTTTGTGCAATTTGCAAAAGCATTAAATTTCGCAGGAGAAAAACAATTATTCATAGCTGACTATAACGGAGAAACATTCAATAGAGATATAAACCTTGAATATTCAGTAAGAAACTTGGAAAAAGTAATGACTTTGGATTCAAGAAGTTTAAGCATTTTCTGGTTGATAAAACAGGATAAAATAGTTGTTACTAAAGAGGCTCTTGCAACTATCGAGGAGGTGTTGGCATAA
- the rpsJ gene encoding 30S ribosomal protein S10, translating into MDKLRIYLQSYDHKLLDQSAKKIAEVVKKNGSELAGPLPLPTKTKKYTVLRSVHVNKDSREQFEMRIHRRFVEIKNSSQQIIAALSSLNLPSGVGIEIKQL; encoded by the coding sequence TTGGATAAATTAAGAATATATCTTCAATCTTACGACCATAAATTATTAGATCAGTCTGCAAAAAAAATAGCTGAAGTAGTAAAGAAAAACGGTTCGGAATTGGCCGGACCTCTTCCTTTACCTACTAAAACTAAAAAGTATACTGTTTTAAGATCGGTTCACGTAAATAAAGATTCAAGAGAACAATTTGAAATGAGAATACACAGAAGATTTGTTGAAATTAAAAATTCAAGTCAACAAATTATTGCGGCATTGAGTTCATTAAACTTGCCGTCAGGTGTAGGAATAGAAATTAAGCAATTATAG
- the rplB gene encoding 50S ribosomal protein L2, which produces MPIKKLKPMTSGTRHMSILVNHELDKVRPEKSLTEPLGSSYGIDNYGHRTGRNRHKGHKRLYRVIDWKRNKIGVPAKVATIEYDPNRTANIALLHYVDGEKRYILAPNGLKKGDTVLAGDSAEIKPGNALKLKDLPIGTVIHNVELMPGKGGQLARSAGTSARLVAKEGTYCHVELPSGELRLLHKECMATIGTVGNSEHSLVSLGKAGRNRHLGRKPHVRGSVMNPVDHPHGGGEGRSPIGRKSPVTPWGKPTLGKKTRGKKLSDKFIVRKRKK; this is translated from the coding sequence ATGCCGATTAAGAAATTAAAACCGATGACTAGTGGGACAAGGCATATGTCGATATTAGTCAATCATGAGTTAGATAAAGTAAGACCTGAAAAATCTCTGACAGAACCTCTGGGGTCGTCTTACGGAATTGATAATTACGGACACAGAACAGGTAGAAACAGACACAAAGGACACAAAAGACTTTACAGAGTAATAGACTGGAAAAGAAATAAAATAGGTGTTCCTGCGAAGGTTGCTACTATTGAATATGATCCTAACAGAACGGCTAATATCGCATTATTGCATTATGTTGACGGAGAAAAAAGATATATACTTGCACCGAACGGATTGAAAAAAGGAGATACTGTTTTAGCAGGAGATTCAGCTGAAATCAAACCGGGAAATGCATTGAAATTAAAAGATTTACCGATAGGGACAGTTATACATAACGTAGAATTGATGCCGGGTAAAGGCGGACAGTTGGCAAGATCTGCAGGAACTTCTGCAAGACTTGTAGCAAAAGAAGGAACTTACTGTCACGTTGAATTGCCTTCAGGAGAATTAAGACTTTTACATAAAGAATGTATGGCTACAATCGGAACAGTAGGAAATTCCGAACACTCTCTTGTATCATTAGGAAAAGCGGGAAGAAACAGACACTTAGGTAGAAAACCTCATGTAAGAGGATCGGTAATGAACCCTGTGGATCACCCACACGGAGGAGGAGAAGGAAGATCGCCTATAGGAAGAAAATCACCTGTTACTCCTTGGGGTAAACCTACTCTCGGTAAGAAAACAAGAGGTAAAAAACTTAGTGATAAATTCATCGTTAGAAAAAGAAAAAAATAG
- the rplX gene encoding 50S ribosomal protein L24 translates to MAKPRIKSIPKKLHVKTGDTVVVISGRSKDLPRNDKAGQDQTGDKGKVGKVLKVFPKTGKIVVEGVNIQKRHVKPNANNPQGTVVEKEMPIFSSKVMLWDEKAKKGTRVRYEVRDNKKVRISVVSGNEI, encoded by the coding sequence ATGGCTAAACCAAGAATAAAATCAATACCTAAAAAATTACACGTTAAAACCGGAGATACGGTTGTTGTAATTAGCGGAAGATCAAAAGATTTGCCTAGAAATGATAAAGCAGGTCAGGATCAGACGGGAGATAAAGGAAAAGTCGGAAAAGTGTTAAAAGTATTCCCTAAAACAGGAAAAATCGTTGTGGAAGGTGTTAATATTCAAAAAAGACATGTTAAACCTAATGCAAACAACCCACAAGGGACAGTTGTAGAAAAAGAAATGCCGATTTTTTCATCAAAAGTAATGCTTTGGGATGAAAAAGCAAAAAAAGGAACGAGAGTAAGATACGAAGTAAGAGATAATAAAAAAGTAAGAATATCGGTAGTTTCCGGTAATGAAATATAG
- the fusA gene encoding elongation factor G, translating to MARKVALKDTRNIGIMAHIDAGKTTTTERILFYTGVNHKIGEVHEGAATMDYMEQEQERGITITSAATTAFWNGNRINIIDTPGHVDFTVEVERSLRVLDGAVAVFSAVDGVQPQSETVWRQADKYNVPRMAFLNKMDRVGADFNMCVSDIKQKLGGNGVPIQLPIGAEDTFEGIIDLITMKEYLFKDDTMGADYDIADVRPELLEEAQIAREHMLESVVETDEALMEKYFGGEEISEDEIRKAIRIATIGGIVVPVLCGTAFKNKGIQPLLDAVVYYMPSPLDIGAVKGIDPKTESPMERQPSDEEPFAALAFKILTDPFVGRLSFFRVYSGILNKGSYVLNSTKGKKERMGRLLQMHANKREELDIVYSGDIAAAVGLKETTTGDTLCDENKPIILEKMEFPDTVIQIAVEPKTKADQEKMGTALAKLAEEDPTFKVTSNQETGQTLISGMGELHLEIIVDRMKREFKVEANVGKPQVAYRETITGNSDVEEKYAKQSGGRGQYGHVKIRVESNPDKGYEFVNEITGGAIPREYIPAVDKGIQEALEAGVVAGYPVQDVKVTLYDGTYHEVDSSEMAFKIAGSMAIKKAMRAANPVLLEPIFKVEVTTPEEYMGDVIGDLNSRRGQVSGMTDRNNAKIINAQVPLSQMFGYATDLRSKTQGRASYSMEFEKYVQVPNNIAQQVIAERQGK from the coding sequence ATGGCAAGAAAAGTTGCTTTGAAAGATACCAGAAACATCGGTATCATGGCACATATAGATGCCGGGAAAACAACTACGACTGAAAGAATATTGTTTTATACGGGAGTAAACCATAAGATCGGAGAAGTTCACGAAGGAGCTGCTACGATGGATTATATGGAACAGGAGCAGGAAAGAGGTATCACAATAACTTCTGCGGCGACAACTGCCTTCTGGAACGGAAACAGAATTAACATTATAGACACACCAGGTCACGTGGACTTTACGGTGGAAGTTGAAAGATCGTTAAGGGTGTTGGATGGAGCAGTTGCAGTATTCTCTGCAGTAGACGGAGTTCAGCCTCAGTCTGAAACTGTTTGGAGACAAGCTGATAAATATAACGTACCGAGAATGGCATTTTTAAATAAAATGGACAGGGTCGGAGCGGACTTCAATATGTGTGTCAGTGATATTAAACAAAAATTGGGAGGAAACGGTGTACCGATACAACTTCCGATAGGTGCTGAAGATACGTTTGAAGGTATTATAGATTTGATAACAATGAAAGAATATCTGTTTAAAGATGATACTATGGGAGCTGACTATGATATAGCCGATGTAAGACCTGAATTATTGGAAGAAGCTCAAATAGCAAGAGAACATATGTTGGAATCTGTAGTTGAAACTGATGAAGCATTAATGGAAAAATATTTCGGAGGAGAAGAAATTTCCGAAGATGAAATAAGAAAAGCTATAAGAATTGCTACAATAGGTGGAATAGTAGTTCCGGTTTTATGCGGAACAGCATTTAAAAACAAAGGAATACAACCTTTACTTGATGCAGTAGTTTATTACATGCCGTCACCTTTAGATATAGGAGCTGTAAAAGGTATAGATCCTAAAACTGAATCGCCTATGGAAAGACAACCTTCAGATGAAGAGCCTTTCGCAGCATTGGCATTTAAAATATTGACAGATCCGTTTGTAGGAAGATTGTCATTCTTCAGAGTTTACTCAGGAATTTTAAACAAAGGTTCTTATGTATTGAACTCGACAAAAGGTAAAAAAGAAAGAATGGGAAGATTGCTTCAAATGCATGCTAACAAAAGAGAAGAACTTGATATAGTTTACTCCGGAGATATAGCTGCGGCAGTAGGATTGAAGGAAACTACAACGGGAGATACTCTTTGTGATGAAAACAAACCTATAATATTGGAAAAAATGGAATTCCCTGATACAGTTATACAAATAGCTGTTGAGCCTAAAACAAAAGCCGATCAGGAAAAAATGGGAACAGCTCTTGCGAAATTGGCAGAAGAAGATCCTACATTTAAAGTTACTTCCAACCAGGAAACAGGACAAACACTTATTTCAGGAATGGGAGAACTTCACTTGGAAATTATCGTAGACAGAATGAAGAGAGAATTTAAAGTCGAAGCGAATGTAGGTAAACCGCAAGTTGCTTACAGAGAAACAATTACAGGAAATTCTGATGTTGAAGAAAAATATGCTAAACAGTCCGGAGGTAGAGGACAATACGGACATGTTAAAATCAGAGTGGAATCCAATCCTGATAAAGGATATGAATTTGTTAACGAAATTACAGGAGGAGCAATTCCTAGAGAATATATACCAGCTGTAGATAAAGGTATACAGGAAGCGTTAGAAGCCGGAGTTGTTGCAGGATATCCTGTACAGGATGTAAAAGTAACATTATATGACGGAACTTACCATGAAGTCGATTCATCGGAAATGGCATTTAAAATAGCAGGGTCAATGGCTATTAAAAAAGCTATGAGAGCTGCAAATCCTGTATTGTTGGAACCTATATTCAAAGTAGAAGTTACAACACCTGAAGAATACATGGGAGACGTTATCGGAGATTTGAACTCAAGAAGAGGACAAGTTTCAGGAATGACTGACAGAAACAATGCAAAAATAATTAACGCACAAGTACCGTTGTCACAAATGTTCGGTTATGCAACAGACTTGAGATCGAAAACTCAAGGAAGAGCATCTTATTCAATGGAATTTGAAAAATATGTACAGGTTCCGAATAATATAGCTCAACAGGTAATAGCTGAAAGACAAGGTAAATAA
- the rplN gene encoding 50S ribosomal protein L14, translated as MVQQQTMLNVADNTGAKKIMVIRVLGGSRRRFGKIGDIVVASVKEAIPNGNVKKGDVVKAVIVRTRKELKRPDGSYIKFDDNAAVILNSNLEIRGTRIFGPVARELRAKNFMKIVSLAPEVL; from the coding sequence ATGGTTCAACAACAAACTATGCTTAATGTTGCTGATAATACCGGAGCAAAAAAAATAATGGTAATCAGAGTATTAGGCGGTTCAAGAAGAAGATTCGGGAAAATAGGGGACATCGTTGTAGCATCTGTAAAAGAAGCTATACCTAACGGAAACGTTAAAAAAGGTGATGTTGTAAAAGCCGTAATTGTAAGAACTAGAAAAGAATTAAAAAGACCGGACGGATCATATATAAAATTTGATGATAACGCAGCAGTTATATTAAACTCAAACTTGGAAATAAGAGGTACGAGAATTTTTGGACCTGTAGCGAGAGAGTTAAGGGCAAAAAATTTTATGAAAATAGTATCTCTGGCACCGGAAGTATTATAG